TGTACCAGAACTCTGCAGGAGTACTCACTTTATATACTGCTGACCCGGCTGCAGCTAAAGCCGCTAATAGAACCCCGGTCATTGTCTTCTTTTTGTTCGTAATACCGGCGTCCATATAGGCGAGTAAAGCCACCCCTGTACTGCACAGGATGACAGCCACAATCTGCAAACGATCATTGCTGAAAACGTCACGGGTCGCGAAATATAGACGTGGACCCGTAACGTGCATcgcataattatatagtaaactAAAATCCCGAACGTTTTAaacactacatattataacatagcgTTTCAATCAATAAAagcattataacaatatatctaCGTCATCGCAGTCGATCGCATGCatgatagtatttttttattatagtaggaAGTcgattgtatttgtatacatgaagttatataattaggtatacacGCTGTATACTTTAGGTGCAAATAAGTTGGAGCAATAGGAGAAATCCCCCTCCCTAATCCTCgagtatttaaaatctatttaaatctAAAGCATGCGGATGTGTGCACGcgttattactaaaaaaattgtataaaaacatgtttataatatataatatatgtattaaatatataatataatattaatatgtataggtataatatgtcaatgtatagtgtaaaatatacactatatagtatatgtaccATAGTATATATACCATCAGTTATGatctacaatatacatattatatagctacttgaaataatcataatacaattaatattgattagttattataaatctataaaattatatttttatcgtttggTACGATGACACaggcgtaataatataattttattatagtggtGTCAAAAGACCATTTCGCCGACGATGACTTATGagactaattagtaatttagaaGTTGTTTTAGTCCAAACAGTGGAGTTTTccgttaaaatataagttataacgtgTAAATACGTGATTCAATTACCTATTTGTGCCAATGGGAAGTGGCCTAATTTTGGAAAACGATCAAACGTAAACCTTAATACTGTAGCCACGTTGTTTCGTATGATACTATGGTGTGCTAGAACATTCTCTATAATACAGACAGACCTAACAACAGTGGCGTATTTGAGAGTTCATCTTATGTAAAAAACAGGCATACGGCTATAATACACGTAACTATAACGTTACGGGCTGTAagtataacgtataataaagaatttatgaattttcagaTTATGTGTAGTCTCggaattttttcttttgaaaagCGTATAAGTTCTTACGCGAGACGTCATTATATGTAAACAGTTAAATATGAACCTAATCATTCTAATTTTAATCAGACATAATATTAGGACTGatgagtaaattattatatgaatatagcGTAATCGATGAGGAGTgtgattaaattttgttttttaaataataatcacaataaactatattattcgtAATGCAATGAACATTACTTTTGTctttacgattataatatataaatacgttttttagAACGCTGTATTACAGAAAACtcgacgtattattatttttaatcccgAGTAGAAACTCTCAAGCGAGTGGATTTTACCTGTCACGTCTCTTCGCGGAACCGTACAGGAATTTACACTACATAAtctccaaattttttttttttttttatcccgtCACGGTCGTCCCTGCCAGCCCTCTATCCCCTGTACCCCTCTCAAATACACCGCCACGATCGCCTTATGGGCGACGACAACGGTATAGTCGTCGTACCGCGCGTGATCCTCGCGGGAGCCATCGCACCCGTTGCTTCCACAccctgccgccgccgccgccgccaacCACCCACCGCCGAAGCCATATATAACGTGATCCGCTCGGACCCACGGGCGTTTGGTTTTCGAGGGTGGGTTGACGGCGGGACCGCGGCAGGAGATCGCGCCGACACACTCACCCGGACGCCGACGAACTGATCGTGGAGTATGACCCAAGACAGCAGGTACACGCAGCACACGTTGATGGCGAACAGGGCCAGGGCGTCGGTGGCCACGAGTATGCTGAGCGCGTGTATGTACAGGTAGTTGGTGAACACCCACAGCATGCAGAACATGCAGCACCTGGTCAGGAAGTGAGCGGCGGTGAACCCGCGGTCCCGGAAGTTGCGCACGCTCTCGCCGAGGATGTCCGTGGGCGTCTGGTAGTTGGGGCTGCCCAGCTGACAGAAAAAGTACAGCGGGAAGAACAGCACCGTCCAGTTCGTGCAAAACCACGTCGTGAAGAACGGCGCGTTGTACGTCATCAGCTGTAATAAAACGTCCAACCCGATACGACgtaatgttattacttattattatacatattaattatgatgagcacaatattatatttttattatttgaatgttttaacATCGTTTTCAATCGTTATCCTGACTGGGTGTGCGCGCTTTATGTGTTTGAATACGACTTAACGGGATGACGGATGTCTAGCCGCGATTTCCGCGGAGAGGACAATTCGCCGGTTTACGCAACTACGCTGTAATCTTAATAGGAACAATTTTACACGTACTTTTAAGAAGTATGTTTCtatgtttaacattataaagaagctgataataatataaattagtagaATAATGATTGtgaataatgttattgtaatagaacttctactaataattattcgaCTCGTTGTCACCCATGAGTACATGAGTACACTATTAATTAGAAACAATGGGAGCGCACGGTACAGGTCCCTTCTACCACGGAGCTGTGGTGGTCTGTATTTATAGTGTGAATTATAAACGTcaacatacctaatataatatacaatttaatagtcgtatactcgtatgtaattataaattattacacattgTAAGTATGAAAATCTGGAAATTCAGATTGATAGATATTATGAATATGCATTGAAGTCAATCTTatacataaaacttttttcaaaatagttaattaaatagttataatatataattttttatctaagtattcttgaattgtattttttgcaggcagttcaaaaaaaaaatcgtagctaagtgagtaccgctctgctgtacattagataTCGTCATATGGAACGGGTCACTATTATAGgtctgttaaatttgaatttaataatttatattattgtatacgaaatTACGAAACTGAGCTGATATCATGAAGTAAAGTTTTTTTGATAcagttatttaatcattaaggTATTTTACTTCAAGTATTTCTGTagattgatgtattttttttcaaaaccattccatttattatattattattctttagttattgtattaatatatatttatagtttaataccaTATCACAGCGGTTCTCAAACTGTGCTCCGCGGAAGAGCTCCGCGAGCACACctgaattaagtaaatattatattattattcgttaaatTGTTACaagttacatttatattatataaagtttgtATATCGTTAGCTATTTATTGATCCATAATTGTTGGAGTTGTAAAATTggtatttcaagtttttggggctcagttaattttttttaacatatcaaGGGCTCtgcgaaaaaaaaagtttgaaaatcgCTGCCATATCATATCagtttaaaaacacaaaattttaaaacatcttaCTATAACTAAAGTATCTAAATATCGTAaaagtaaaacagtaaaaatagattcataaaacctataaatagatataatataataaaataaatcaaaaatgttatgaagtatataaaatacataataatataaagtttaagttTTCAtcgataatgtttttaaaacaaaataattagcatatccttatttatcgtttaaaaaattaatttcgtcCAGATTGGAACTTAAAATgtctctaaaaataataaaattgtctttATCCATTTTTAGATagattttatagtttcaataataactaattttaaagtattttgtataacattttcaaaacgttttttgcaaatttctaattacaacattaatttttgagatgtaaatttttcaaaattccaacttaaaacattcaaaaaatttCGTGACTatagatttttgatattttatttattttttatttgatgttcccgataaaaaaaaataagaactgaggatttttaagtttaacttcTCTAAAGTACAAACTAGATCCAACTCAGTGCCGTAGACAGGATTTTTTATGGGAGGGGggttcataattatattgaagtaatatttaaaacattatatgtaaacacgatatatttattactactgAAAATGTGAGTGGGAGGAGTTTGAATCCCTAATCTCCCCGTATCTATAGCCCTGATCCAACTTGATGTTTAAAACCACTCCcacttatgaaaatttaaacgttttatcGACAACTTATTGTTTACTCatccacaaaaaaataaaaacacacgtatcataataaaatcaatagtttcgctcagaatttaaaagttCACCTATCAGGATTAGATTAGATTAGAAATTCGTTAACAATGTTTCACCCAATCTAttctatgatttattaaacattttactatttaccatacagtattttttttcactttagaTGGTTGTcgatctaaaataaatatattatacctattatataatttgtataccttTCTATTTGAAATTCTCGGGCAGAAAGAACAAACTTAAGTACttaatattcgtataatgtataggtaatgtcctatatggctatatagtaatattattgaacgaAAAGAGCTGCGATTTTTGTGAAACGTTGTTTTAAAATGGtgcctattttataaaaataatcgtagaaacaacaatataaaaaattatttgaatattttgtttcagaaaaaaatgtataaattccgtattaattagttataaaaaaaaaaatatatgtataggtataatatgttaatgataAACTTGCAGATAAAGTGTGTTGAACAGTACACGCACGCCGCTgctcaacaataatatttatataaagtctAGTTTTCGAACGTTCGTGTAATACGCccgtttaaaatacattataatttataatatataataatattattgcgtgTAAAATGGTAATTTTCGCGTGTTGTTCTTCTACCGTCAGCGAACAATAATTCTAACTTCGTACATAAACAAATGGTCTAAGCATAGGTAATCCGACTCGTAAACACCTCGTCTGCTCTtgcttatgtatttatgtcgGTGTTATTGTAAGACTCTTTGCCTCTAATGCAAGCAGCGCTTATGTCAAATagatatatcatttattatttaaactgtttGTTAGGTAACttgttcttaatatttttttgatttaataaaaaaaatataggcatTAAGCATGGtatatatatgcatgtatatcatatatgtaaGGCAGACAATTAGTCGAATTAttagtgaaataaataatatattcttattatgtatgtatatataccgtTTGCTGATGTATGGACGAAAAATTAAACCCGCTGCCTGTAAGCACCGGATATTTTGTCGGGTGGTACATGTACAGGTACTTGATGGCGTGCGTGGCGCCCACCCAAGACGCGGTGACGAAGAAAGTGACGCACAAACCGTAATATACCTGTGAACATTTTACggtattttatgtacaatacaatatcTTAAGTAAAGAGAAAATCGGTAAGTACCgagcaatatttttctataagtttggaatggatttttttttttaaaggtactattatttgtttggtttttaaaaaactaacgaGTCACGGTGAACTATGAGTGCACTGTACAAACCTTCCTCGCATGTTTCGAACAACATTTGTTCTTCAGCCTTTTGAACACACCCAACTGCCTCCGCTGGCACTGTTCGACCTGTTCCACATCTTCGGGCTGACACACTAGAAAAACGGTATCAAACGAAACGAGGGTTTAAAtcataaacacaatattagcACAAATGTCGGTTGACgggatgttatattttgttcgaAGCGTGCAGAAATGTCTAATCCCAGAGATGAGGCTTCGGTATACTAACTGTAAAACGACTGAACATTTACACGGTATGTACACaattaatttgattgtttGAATTTCACTCGAATAAGTCGAATGATAAAATCATGTATCCACTGTAGCGTGATTGAAGCTGAGTATAGATTAATCGAATTAttcacatatattaataatttatacgtctGCACGCCTCAACCCGTTGTTAGATCGACCTACAAATACGGTCGATTAGGTACAACCAGATACATACGAGATTCACTTCTAGACAGCACATGCGAGAAAGGACCATAAGGCCTGTGGTCTGACGTGAGCACGGCGTTACTTTGCGAAAGTCTAGGCTTCCGCGGGTTGAATATGGTGGGCACATCGCTGTTTTCGACCTTCATCACTCGagtatctaaaaaaatcattgcatCAACACTATCAacacgttatttatttatttatattaggtattggGTTAAAATATGACAGAGAGAATATTCCAGGgtgtatgttaatttattcgtTCGGTTCACGcgttttgcataatattattgtgtccaATGGTACGGGATAACAGCTGACTAGTTTTTAATCAACGTCACTAAATTCATAATCCATCTCCAATCCACCCACCTAACGTACCACGCACTGCGTTGAAATAACAATGATGGGTCCTTTAATTAATTGCATTAAACCGTGATCAACAagtggataaaaaatatagattatttacGTCATTTGAACGtctaaatatgtcaaaatacgaataataatattttaccaacatatttttatactgataACATTACGTATTATGTTTaagattaattcaataaaaccattatatttaaattttaaattctgttacgaaaaaattatatttttctgtaattattaggtatagttaaaattgtgATTGTGTATACAGATTCGTTATAAAGTAGACGATTGAAACttaaggtaataataataggtataatggtATATACAAATACGACCACTTAAAAAGCGTATTTGGAGACAGtccaaatttatgtatattacgtacgttttacattaaacatttaatgtccAAATTAACTACCTGtgtacttttaaaaacaatatttatttgatatgttGGTCAATTAAATGTGAcagttgattattataattttttttgttttaaacattatgaaCTTCAAAACAATATGGGATGaagaatgtaaaaaatatgtcttatatattatattaaataattgatgtaaatatcaatacatttttaccacttgttattaaaaaaagttttttaaaatggatactaaaaatcaatatttgtttgtaaattcCACAATAAAttcgtaatatttaaaatcaatattatacaaataaaaaaaagaaccaatttcaaattaaacaaaatacatcaaaatgacaaaataagtcttaaatcttaattattaccatctaatcataaacatttgtttattacataatttatgtatacattttataaaaagttttaaaatacgataatctacaaaatcactataatataatgcttttaaaaaacaacCATTCTATGTGAAAAAATggcaaagtataaaatactgcattaagtattaacatttttattattattattattggaatatTATTAGCCAATATATCGCAAGTATtctattaacttaataataattgtattcctTGATACATTTCAATTGAAGTTtggagtatatatttttaaaactctaCATGTCACAGCATGATGTATTGAAGAAAAACGTATTTGCTATATAAACGCATAGAtcctattatagtaaataatatgcagatgagaatttataacaatttaaattatattcatacatcGTGCACCAACCGGTCGACATCCTACTACTCACAAAGGTGTTACGTGTTCGACAAACCTGGATTTGTGAATTAAAATCAACTCGAGAATAAGTTCTCACCTTTAAACTGGCCGTATGAACAATAAGACGATGCCGTACGTCCGCGTTCGAAATCATATCGCCGACGCGGGACTTTCGGGCCGATGCGAGGTAAGAGAGGACAGCAGCTGCAGCAGGACTATACTGTCTGTTGGCCCGTGCGGCGGTCAAGACACGATTGATCGTGtaagtactaaaaaatatatcacaatacgacaccatatataatatatttttatatttttatcgatgatgagaataatacgtatattgcagcggttctcaacctttttatATTCGCGTACCACCTATACAcggtttgaacatttttacgtACCAtctgatctttttttttttttaataatgtatacgtttGTGTCATACGTATAGATTCATATAAGGGGAGGTTTTCTTCGCGTACCACCTATGAGCTTTCCGCGTACCACACAGGTCGAGAAGcgctgttatattttatatataatattataatatacgtattgttTGTACTCGTACACAAAACGATTCGCGGCGCATGTCAAATGTTCAAGTCTCACGCGCGtttcgtgtattataatatttggccagtctaataataatattatcgtcgcGTCTCGTAATAATATTGCTGCACTTACCCGGGAACGAGACGACGAGAGAGTCTACGTCATACGTGTCGAGTGCACTGCAGCAGTTCTCGCGGATCACGTCGCAACGACTTTACGCGGTACACACAATACCCGCTCGAGACGCATATCACCCTAACGCCGcttgcacataatattaatataatattgtcgtgtTACCGACGCGGTATGTACGGTTGACCCGGTAACCCTGTtcgcggcgacgacgacggcgaccGTGTTCGACGTGACTCCGCGCCGTACACGAAACTGCAGCAGCGAACGCGCGCGTACTATATACCGTTGACACCGCACTCTCGACCGAGCGGTTTTCTTCGTCGCCGTCCTTTCCGTCTCCGTCGCGCTCTCTCACGCGCGCGCCGACGGCGGCCGAGCGTCTCTCTCTCGCTCGCTCTATCGCGCTCCTCTGGCATGCGACCGCAATTGATTTTTCCACTCGCCGCCGACGCGCAGGGACCGACCTCTGGCGGCGCTAATTGACCGGCGGCGGCGCGCGCGTCCCGTTCGGCGACAGAGCGGCGTACGGCGGCCAAAGTCCCGCCACCGTGTGCGCGCGTATTACGACTATCGTGTATGTATGTGCGACCCACCTAACCCCGCACCGCCGGTGCGAATTCTATTACAACGCAGCTTTTGCCGagtatatgcatattttataattacggtataggtaggtaggtatagagCGTAATGAAAGGCCTTGGTCCGCCGATCGCGATAACGTTTAAGTCGTACACCGTAAAGGCATAAacctattatacctacg
The DNA window shown above is from Aphis gossypii isolate Hap1 chromosome 2, ASM2018417v2, whole genome shotgun sequence and carries:
- the LOC114128718 gene encoding putative thiamine transporter SLC35F3 isoform X2, whose amino-acid sequence is MKVENSDVPTIFNPRKPRLSQSNAVLTSDHRPYGPFSHVLSRSESLCQPEDVEQVEQCQRRQLGVFKRLKNKCCSKHARKVYYGLCVTFFVTASWVGATHAIKYLYMYHPTKYPVLTGSGFNFSSIHQQTLMTYNAPFFTTWFCTNWTVLFFPLYFFCQLGSPNYQTPTDILGESVRNFRDRGFTAAHFLTRCCMFCMLWVFTNYLYIHALSILVATDALALFAINVCCVYLLSWVILHDQFVGVRIVAVILCSTGVALLAYMDAGITNKKKTMTGVLLAALAAAGSAVYKVMFKKMIGDATYGQVSLFFSLIGLLNAALLWPVCLVLYFSEVEILHWDRLPWMILLSASTLSLVANLLGNLSVAFTYDIFITFGLITAVPVSAAIDITIHDVQFYGMKLAGIILISIGFLLVMFPNNWPEYIFRLLRNIILLSHSARWSRKNRGIPPNPPKVEIDYRTGYIRSHLRSPSGRVR
- the LOC114128718 gene encoding putative thiamine transporter SLC35F3 isoform X4, whose amino-acid sequence is MKVENSDVPTIFNPRKPRLSQSNAVLTSDHRPYGPFSHVLSRSESLCQPEDVEQVEQCQRRQLGVFKRLKNKCCSKHARKVYYGLCVTFFVTASWVGATHAIKYLYMYHPTKYPVLTGSGFNFSSIHQQTLMTYNAPFFTTWFCTNWTVLFFPLYFFCQLGSPNYQTPTDILGESVRNFRDRGFTAAHFLTRCCMFCMLWVFTNYLYIHALSILVATDALALFAINVCCVYLLSWVILHDQFVGVRIVAVILCSTGVALLAYMDAGITNKKKTMTGVLLAALAAAGSAVYKVMFKKMIGDATYGQVSLFFSLIGLLNAALLWPVCLVLYFSEVEILHWDRLPWMILLSASTLSLVANLLGNLSVAFTYDIFITFGLITAVPVSAAIDITIHDVQFYGMKLAGIILISIGFLLVMFPNNWPEYIFRLLRWSRKNRGIPPNPPKVEIDYRTGYIRSHLRSPSGRVR